One genomic window of Paenisporosarcina antarctica includes the following:
- a CDS encoding Na(+)/H(+) antiporter subunit B, translating to MKTNDVILQTTTNLVFFIIILFSIHIFFAGHYAPGGGFVGGLLTASGIVLLLLAYDIKTVTTALPINYTVMTAIGLLIALGTAAGSIIFDVPFFTHAFDYFDLPLLGKQSLHTAMLFDTGVYLVVVGVTMTIIQSIGDDD from the coding sequence TTGAAGACAAATGATGTCATTTTGCAAACTACGACAAACCTAGTCTTTTTCATTATTATTCTCTTTTCGATTCACATCTTCTTTGCTGGTCACTATGCACCCGGTGGAGGTTTCGTCGGAGGACTATTAACTGCAAGTGGGATCGTTCTATTACTGCTCGCTTATGATATTAAAACCGTAACAACTGCATTGCCGATTAATTACACGGTCATGACAGCAATAGGTTTGTTAATCGCTTTAGGTACTGCTGCTGGCTCTATTATTTTTGATGTTCCTTTTTTCACACATGCATTTGATTATTTTGATCTTCCATTATTAGGAAAGCAGTCACTACACACTGCTATGTTGTTTGATACAGGCGTTTACTTAGTTGTCGTTGGTGTCACGATGACCATTATTCAATCGATTGGAGATGATGATTAA
- a CDS encoding Na(+)/H(+) antiporter subunit C, giving the protein MEIVMSFVIGFLFMAAVYLMLSKSLLRIIIGTGLLSHGAHLLLLTMGGLDGGAPPVVSPGVTDYADPLPQALILTAIVISFGVTAFFLVLAYRSYQELDTDNMNLMRGTEDHD; this is encoded by the coding sequence ATGGAGATTGTCATGAGTTTTGTTATTGGCTTCCTTTTTATGGCCGCTGTTTATTTAATGCTTTCAAAGAGTTTACTACGCATCATAATTGGTACTGGGTTACTCAGTCATGGCGCACATTTACTATTACTAACCATGGGTGGACTCGATGGAGGAGCTCCTCCTGTAGTGTCACCAGGTGTAACTGATTACGCAGACCCTTTACCACAAGCACTTATCTTAACGGCTATTGTTATTAGCTTTGGCGTTACGGCATTCTTCTTAGTGCTCGCTTATCGCTCATATCAAGAGCTTGATACAGATAATATGAATTTAATGAGAGGAACTGAAGATCATGACTAA